From the genome of Palaemon carinicauda isolate YSFRI2023 chromosome 6, ASM3689809v2, whole genome shotgun sequence, one region includes:
- the LOC137643323 gene encoding adhesion G protein-coupled receptor L4-like, with product MHILTIFALLTCSLRIECSSNLPSYLRNKASDDNDSTEYLISSVVKGNFKEVLRLVQSNSSFANARDSEKTALIYAIQNEDVRMVRLLLQYGADANDYVETQLASPPSFWAVEMNNTEILKLLLEYCADPRGYKEQVKDTVKGENRSLLNAAAAKQNPRMVKIIEEYVQHGCGRCPAERRLFAPLNINWFLPETASRSVANISCPVSYGHTFGTWRCGTNSTWDEAPDLSPCRNLESLIKIPGPSDAPTTAAENLAKMADNINSVTLLPGDLLAIDDALRTLQTQHINHDLLQFEPEAPTLTKKYLKALVNVTGKMLDDPSMWTAMPEEAAKTAVTDMQENVINGALTTAQYLPDNATEDYPNNNLHVRVSHQPPGYYTADQHRHYKHLVFPRTHLQLPERFYNKYVPSSAPGDKPAAEKDPKDSESPDNPGDPELITVIFSSYRDLHCLSNTVPCVPPDDNYTVIDAPSQVNSGVIGAKVGFGQTWKAEDDDVVEVTFNHIYNGETYQLRNPQCVWWNIENNSWSSDGCHLYDFTQSYTVCHCTHLTNLAVIMDINGLIDKETILYQMLQWITIIGCSISIISLAVCIACFFFLKKVKAKKSSSIRGNLCLCLLFAEVVLLLGLNQTKRKSICKLVAALLHYFFLATFTWSAIEAFNLYLALVKVFQTQTSLRKHYLVAGYCIPLFFVGVTLVITKGEGYGTDKMCWLAPHRPIWIFAGSLAFIILINLISFVMTMRVAWRERPTVKGKSVSQKSSSQLTKRLSGSTAIFLLLGLTWVTGFFYMAEGTQMLALLFTVLNSLQGFGIFVFGILFDDTIRQEAKEVIGHQLETKVSSSFKGSFNPQRRGSYNFNTESEEISRMDTVVKAGSGEEEEQVSTEQTGDLEDKTKL from the exons ATGCATATCTTAACCATATTTGCACTTCTCACCTGTTCCCTGAGAATCGAATGCAGTTCAAACCTTCCATCTTACCTGAGGAACAAGGCGTCAGATGACAATGATTCTACAG AGTACCTCATATCCTCGGTCGTGAAGGGAAACTTCAAGGAAGTTCTTCGCCTGGTTCAGAGTAACAGTTCGTTCGCCAACGCTCGGGATTCAG AAAAAACCGCCCTCATTTATGCGATACAAAACGAGGACGTGAGGATGGTCCGGCTCCTCCTCCAATATGGCGCCGATGCCAATGACTACGTGGAGACACAGCTAG CTTCTCCCCCCTCTTTCTGGGCTGTGGAAATGAACAACACGGAGATCCTGAAGCTTCTGCTGGAATACTGTGCTGATCCCAGGGGTTATAAGGAGCAAGTGAAAGACACTGTGAAAG GAGAAAATCGGAGTCTACTGAATGCAGCTGCGGCGAAGCAGAATCCTAGAATGGTGAAGATTATAGAAG AATACGTTCAACACGGATGTGGTAGATGTCCAGCCGAGAGACGGTTATTCGCTCCCTTAAACATCAACTGGTTCCTTCCGGAAACTGCCAGTCGCAGCGTTGCAAACATCAGCTGCCCTGTTAGCTATGGCCACACATTTGGCACCTGGAGATGTGGTACTAATTCGACCTGGGATGAAGCACCTGATCTTAG TCCTTGTCGAAACCTCGAAAGCCTAATAAAGATCCCTGGACCAAGCGACGCTCCTACAACAGCCGCGGAGAACCTTGCCAAGATGGCCGACAATATCAACAGCGTCACTCTTCTACCTGGAGACTTGCTGGCCATTGATGATGCACTGAGAACTCTTCAGACTCAGCACATAAACCACGATCTCCTGCAGTTTGAACCGGAAGCTCCAACCCTGACGAAG AAATACCTTAAAGCCCTAGTCAACGTCACTGGCAAGATGTTAGACGACCCTTCCATGTGGACAGCTATGCCTGAAGAGGCGGCAAAGACTGCAGTGACGGACATGCAAGAGAACGTTATAAACGGGGCGCTTACCACTGCCCAGTACCTTCCTGATAATGCTACTGAGGATTATCCTAACAATAATCTAC ATGTCAGGGTCTCGCACCAGCCTCCCGGATACTACACAGCCGACCAACACCGCCATTACAAGCACCTGGTGTTCCCCAGGACGCACCTTCAACTCCCCGAGCGTTTCTACAACAAGTATGTACCCAGTAGCGCTCCGGGGGACAAACCCGCTGCTGAGAAGGACCCGAAGGATTCAGAGAGCCCCGACAACCCAGGGGACCCAGAATTGATTACTGTCATATTCAGCTCCTATCGCGATCTGCATTGCCTCTCTAATACTGTGCCATG tgtTCCGCCCGACGATAATTACACTGTCATAGACGCCCCCTCCCAGGTCAACAGCGGGGTCATAGGTGCCAAGGTCGGTTTTGGACAGACCTGGAAAGCAG AAGACGACGACGTGGTGGAAGTAACATTCAACCACATATACAACGGAGAAACGTACCAGCTGAGGAACCCGCAGTGTGTGTGGTGGAACATCGAAAACAACAGCTGGTCTTCGGACGGATGCCATCTGTATGACTTCACGCAATCTTACACGGTTTGCCATTGCACCCACCTGACTAATCTGGCTGTTATCATGGATATCAATGGACTCATTGATAAGGAAACT ATTCTATACCAGATGCTACAATGGATCACCATCATAGGCTGCTCCATCTCCATCATCAGCCTAGCCGTCTGCATCGCCTGCTTCTTCTTCCTGAAGAAGGTCAAGGCCAAGAAGAGCTCCTCGATCCGAGGCAACCTCTGCCTGTGCCTGCTCTTCGCCGAGGTCGTCCTGCTCCTCGGGTTGAACCAGACCAAGAGGAAGTCCATCTGCAAGTTGGTGGCGGCTCTGCTCCATTACTTCTTCCTGGCCACTTTCACCTGGAGTGCCATAGAGGCCTTCAACTTGTACTTGGCTCTCGTCAAG GTGTTCCAGACTCAGACATCCTTGCGAAAGCACTATCTGGTGGCTGGATATTGCATCCCGCTGTTTTTCGTGGGCGTGACGTTAGTCATCACAAAAGGAGAAGGATACGGCACGGACAAAAT GTGTTGGTTAGCTCCACATAGACCCATATGGATTTTCGCCGGAAGTCTTGCATTTATCATACTG ATTAATCTAATATCATTCGTTATGACGATGCGCGTGGCTTGGAGAGAACGGCCCACGGTGAAGGGCAAGTCGGTGTCGCAGAAGTCAAGTTCACAGCTAACTAAACGGCTTAGCGGATCCACTGCTATTTTTCTCCTGCTGGGTCTAACTTGGGTCACCGGGTTCTTCTACATGGCTGAGG GGACCCAGATGTTGGCTCTGCTCTTCACGGTTCTCAATTCCCTTCAGGGCTTCGGAATTTTCGTCTTCGGGATCCTTTTCGATGACACAATAAGGCAGGAGGCCAAAGAGGTAATTGGACATCAG CTCGAGACGAAAGTGTCGTCCTCCTTCAAGGGGAGCTTCAACCCCCAGAGGAGAGGGAGCTACAATTTCAACACAGAATCAGAAGAGATATCAAGAATGGACACTGTCGTCAAAGCGGGAagcggagaagaagaagaacaggtCAGCACGGAACAAACCGGTGATTTGGAAGACAAAACGAAGCTCTAG